In a single window of the Sphingosinicella microcystinivorans genome:
- a CDS encoding DegT/DnrJ/EryC1/StrS family aminotransferase, with product MRRARMGYCHWGAAEFRAVLSGWTGRAADAPERLTQRLAALGYGDVRLVNRGKTGLVLAFQVMKAAAPERRKVLVPAYCCPAVPHAVREAGLDPVSVPVGDDLNLDLAALPGWLARDVLAVVAVHMYGARLDVDAVAGLARPHGIRVVDDAAHVLGDSMGTRGDFGLLSFDQSKTLTGGMPNGGGALLVNAPEFRPAVTSAWEALPDAPLRRRHHAWFAYGFVLDPLPRFLPNYGARFVRPVARWCEARNNKRSHIPDTAAAALLAQLERLGDIRAARTRICGWYADALPNGARMPQYAPGAYRTRMIVTWDGGATTKDVQERLIGAGISVRAPYRAWSDDAAAMLGSQLDRMIELPGNIRLREADVRRIAAELARAIA from the coding sequence TTGCGGCGCGCACGTATGGGCTATTGCCACTGGGGCGCCGCCGAATTCCGCGCGGTGCTTTCCGGCTGGACAGGCCGCGCGGCGGATGCGCCGGAGCGCTTGACGCAGCGGCTTGCAGCGCTCGGCTACGGCGACGTGCGGCTCGTCAATCGCGGCAAGACCGGGCTGGTCCTCGCGTTTCAGGTGATGAAGGCGGCGGCGCCGGAGCGCAGGAAGGTGCTGGTGCCCGCCTATTGCTGCCCGGCCGTGCCGCACGCGGTGCGGGAGGCGGGTCTCGACCCGGTGTCCGTTCCGGTCGGCGACGATCTCAATCTCGATCTCGCTGCATTGCCGGGGTGGCTGGCGCGTGACGTTCTCGCCGTTGTCGCGGTCCACATGTACGGCGCGCGGTTGGATGTGGACGCCGTCGCGGGGCTCGCGCGCCCGCACGGGATCCGCGTGGTGGACGATGCGGCGCATGTGCTCGGCGACAGCATGGGAACGCGCGGCGACTTCGGGCTGCTCAGCTTCGACCAGTCGAAAACGCTGACGGGCGGTATGCCCAACGGCGGCGGCGCGCTGCTGGTGAACGCGCCGGAATTCCGGCCCGCCGTGACATCGGCATGGGAGGCTTTGCCGGACGCGCCTTTACGCAGGCGTCATCACGCGTGGTTCGCCTACGGTTTCGTTCTCGATCCCTTGCCGCGTTTTCTGCCGAACTATGGCGCGCGCTTCGTCAGGCCGGTGGCGCGCTGGTGCGAGGCGCGGAATAACAAGCGTTCGCATATTCCGGACACTGCCGCCGCCGCCTTGCTCGCGCAACTCGAACGGCTCGGGGACATTCGCGCCGCGCGCACCCGAATTTGCGGCTGGTATGCCGACGCGCTGCCGAACGGTGCGCGTATGCCCCAGTACGCCCCCGGCGCCTATCGGACACGCATGATCGTGACGTGGGACGGGGGCGCGACGACGAAGGACGTGCAAGAGCGGCTGATCGGTGCGGGCATATCGGTACGCGCACCCTATCGCGCCTGGTCGGACGACGCGGCGGCAATGCTCGGCAGCCAGCTGGACCGGATGATCGAGCTGCCCGGCAACATCAGGCTGCGCGAGGCCGACGTGCGGCGCATCGCGGCGGAACTGGCGCGCGCGATCGCCTGA
- a CDS encoding sterol desaturase family protein: MVVIVALRYLAVSGAFAWLSARVRPGIHAGRMARQIRGEIRWSLIAAAIYAVPAGLVLHAWQAHGWTRIYTDPGVYGWWWLPGSVLACLLVHDTYFYWTHRWMHAPRLFARIHKVHHDSRPPTPWAAMSFHPWESLIGAALIPALTFVIPVHVAALGLVLALMTVFGVTNHMGWELFPRALLDGPFGKLVITASHHHRHHQDYRCNYGLYFRHWDRLCGTDRGLEDWGLGDFDAETSGHRGGVPAASRRGAFGRGLAAPDV, from the coding sequence ATGGTCGTCATCGTCGCCCTCCGCTACCTCGCGGTTTCGGGCGCGTTCGCGTGGCTTTCGGCGCGCGTGCGGCCCGGCATCCACGCCGGCCGCATGGCGCGGCAGATCCGCGGCGAGATCCGCTGGTCGCTGATCGCCGCCGCCATCTATGCGGTTCCGGCGGGCCTCGTGCTCCATGCGTGGCAGGCGCACGGATGGACGCGCATCTACACCGATCCGGGCGTATACGGCTGGTGGTGGCTGCCGGGGAGCGTGCTCGCCTGCCTCCTCGTCCACGACACGTATTTCTACTGGACGCACCGCTGGATGCACGCGCCCCGCCTGTTCGCGCGCATCCACAAGGTGCATCACGACAGCCGCCCGCCCACGCCATGGGCGGCGATGAGCTTCCACCCGTGGGAATCGCTGATCGGCGCGGCGCTGATCCCGGCGCTCACCTTCGTCATCCCCGTCCATGTCGCGGCGCTCGGGCTGGTGCTGGCGCTGATGACCGTTTTCGGCGTCACCAACCACATGGGCTGGGAGCTGTTCCCGCGCGCCCTGCTTGACGGGCCGTTCGGGAAGCTGGTGATAACCGCCTCGCATCACCACCGGCATCATCAGGACTATCGCTGCAATTATGGGCTCTATTTCCGGCACTGGGACCGGCTCTGCGGAACGGACAGGGGTCTGGAAGACTGGGGCCTTGGAGACTTCGATGCTGAAACGAGCGGCCATCGCGGCGGCGTTCCTGCCGCTTCTCGGCGCGGCGCCTTCGGGCGAGGCCTCGCTGCACCTGACGTTTGA
- a CDS encoding sterol desaturase family protein, which produces MSLWTGILVALAATLAMEGVAYAAHRWVMHGVLWSLHKSHHEPRAGLFEKNDWFAVMFALPSIACIWLGVEAGWHPAWMWVGIGIAGYGAIYFGFHDVIVHRRIAHGYVPKSAYMKRIVQAHRLHHAVSSKHGTVSFGFLWAPPVRRLKAELERAGGDIRMPTGA; this is translated from the coding sequence ATGAGCCTCTGGACCGGTATCCTCGTCGCGCTCGCCGCGACGCTCGCGATGGAAGGCGTCGCCTACGCGGCGCACCGCTGGGTGATGCACGGCGTCCTCTGGTCGCTGCACAAGTCGCACCACGAGCCGCGCGCCGGGCTTTTCGAGAAGAACGACTGGTTCGCCGTCATGTTCGCCCTGCCCTCGATCGCCTGCATCTGGCTCGGCGTCGAAGCGGGCTGGCATCCGGCGTGGATGTGGGTGGGCATCGGCATCGCGGGTTACGGCGCGATCTATTTCGGCTTCCATGACGTCATCGTCCATCGCCGCATCGCGCACGGCTACGTGCCGAAAAGCGCCTACATGAAGCGCATCGTGCAGGCGCACCGGCTGCACCACGCGGTCAGCAGCAAGCACGGCACCGTGTCGTTCGGCTTCCTGTGGGCGCCGCCCGTCCGCAGGCTGAAGGCCGAACTCGAGCGCGCCGGCGGCGACATCCGGATGCCGACGGGCGCGTGA
- a CDS encoding phytoene desaturase, with protein MAAIAVIGSGFGGLALAVRLQSAGHDVTLFETRDKPGGRAYVYEDKGYTFDAGPTVVTDPTCLEALFALSGRRLADYVDLMPVEPFYRLHWPDGTTFDYTGDEARLSAGIAALSPADVEGYRRFSAYSEGVLREGYEALGHEAFLDFRSMLAASPRLMRYGAWRSVHSVVARHIRHPKLREAFSFHTLLVGGNPFKTSSIYALIHALEKKWGVWFPRGGTHALVRGLVRLFEDLGGTVRLGTPVTAIETAGNRVTGLVAGGERRAFDAVASNGDVVHTYADLLGATARGKAAAKALERKRFSPSLFVVHFGARGTWPEVPHHNILFGPRYRALLDDIYGNGVLADDFSLYLHHPTASDPGLSPPGCSSFYALSPVPHLGKYDGDWERVAPEYAERILRSLDAHLLPGLLENIEVKRWFTPSDFRTELKAHLGSAFSLEPVLWQSAWFRVHNRDDVIPNLYFVGAGTHPGAGIPGVVGSAKATARLMLDDLADG; from the coding sequence ATGGCCGCAATCGCAGTGATCGGCAGCGGCTTCGGCGGCCTCGCGCTCGCGGTGCGCCTGCAATCCGCGGGGCATGACGTCACGCTGTTCGAGACGCGCGACAAGCCGGGCGGGCGGGCCTACGTCTACGAGGACAAGGGCTATACCTTCGACGCCGGACCCACGGTCGTCACCGATCCGACCTGCCTTGAGGCGCTGTTCGCGCTCTCCGGCAGGCGCCTTGCCGATTATGTCGACCTGATGCCGGTCGAGCCGTTCTACCGCCTGCACTGGCCGGACGGCACGACCTTCGACTACACGGGCGACGAGGCGCGGCTCTCCGCGGGGATCGCCGCGCTGTCGCCCGCGGACGTGGAGGGATACCGGCGCTTCTCCGCCTATTCCGAGGGCGTGCTGCGCGAAGGCTACGAGGCGCTCGGGCACGAGGCGTTCCTCGATTTCCGCTCGATGCTGGCGGCCTCGCCGCGGCTGATGCGCTACGGCGCGTGGCGCTCCGTCCATTCGGTGGTGGCGCGCCACATCCGCCACCCGAAGCTGCGCGAGGCGTTCAGCTTCCACACGCTCCTCGTCGGCGGAAACCCCTTCAAGACCAGTTCGATATACGCGCTTATTCATGCGCTGGAGAAGAAATGGGGCGTGTGGTTCCCGCGCGGCGGCACGCACGCGCTGGTGCGGGGCCTTGTGCGGCTGTTCGAGGATCTTGGCGGCACCGTGCGGCTCGGCACGCCGGTGACGGCCATCGAAACCGCCGGAAACCGCGTGACCGGCCTCGTCGCGGGCGGTGAGCGCCGCGCCTTCGATGCCGTCGCCTCGAACGGCGACGTCGTGCACACCTACGCCGATCTTCTGGGCGCGACGGCGCGCGGGAAGGCGGCGGCGAAGGCGCTGGAACGCAAGCGGTTTTCGCCTTCGCTGTTCGTCGTCCATTTCGGCGCGCGGGGGACGTGGCCCGAGGTGCCGCACCACAACATCCTGTTCGGGCCGCGCTACCGTGCACTCCTCGACGACATTTACGGCAACGGCGTTCTCGCCGACGATTTCTCGCTCTACCTGCATCACCCGACCGCGTCCGATCCCGGCCTGTCGCCGCCGGGGTGCAGCAGCTTCTACGCGCTGTCGCCGGTGCCGCATCTCGGCAAATACGATGGCGATTGGGAACGTGTCGCGCCTGAATACGCCGAGCGCATCCTCCGGTCGCTGGACGCGCATCTGCTTCCCGGCCTTCTCGAAAATATCGAAGTGAAGCGGTGGTTTACGCCAAGCGACTTCAGAACGGAGCTTAAGGCGCATCTCGGCTCGGCGTTCAGCCTCGAACCCGTGCTCTGGCAGAGCGCGTGGTTCCGCGTCCACAACCGGGACGACGTGATCCCCAACCTCTATTTCGTCGGCGCGGGCACGCATCCCGGCGCCGGGATTCCGGGCGTCGTCGGCTCTGCGAAGGCGACGGCGCGGCTGATGCTGGACGATCTTGCCGATGGATGA
- a CDS encoding SRPBCC family protein: MTGTDRIEQRVYLAATPERVWRALTDAAEFGAWFASDLDAPFAEGRTVSMTCLGERFAVDIVEMTPPRRLVWRWHPGWVDHSLDYAKEPKTTTAFDLVLHAEGTMLTVTETGFDAINAARRPSVFRDNVNGWLEQAASLRKYIESAG, translated from the coding sequence ATGACCGGCACCGACAGGATCGAACAGCGCGTCTATCTGGCCGCGACACCCGAACGCGTATGGCGCGCGCTGACGGATGCGGCGGAGTTCGGCGCATGGTTCGCGAGCGACCTGGACGCGCCGTTCGCGGAAGGGCGCACGGTCTCGATGACCTGCCTCGGCGAGCGCTTCGCGGTCGATATCGTGGAGATGACACCGCCCCGCCGCCTCGTCTGGCGCTGGCATCCGGGCTGGGTCGACCACAGCCTCGATTATGCGAAGGAGCCGAAGACGACGACCGCCTTCGATCTCGTGCTGCACGCGGAGGGTACGATGCTCACCGTCACCGAAACAGGCTTCGATGCGATCAACGCGGCGCGGCGGCCCTCGGTGTTCCGCGACAACGTCAACGGCTGGCTCGAACAGGCCGCATCGCTGAGGAAATACATTGAAAGCGCAGGCTGA
- a CDS encoding ArsR/SmtB family transcription factor: MKAQAERAPDRAAQFAALGDPQRLRLVETLAERGEASISDLSSGAGVTRQAVTRHLKVLEGAGLVQGTIRGREHVWVLDADGLASAEAEFERLKAAWRQRLARLKLLVEGE; this comes from the coding sequence TTGAAAGCGCAGGCTGAACGCGCACCCGATCGCGCCGCACAATTCGCCGCCCTCGGCGACCCACAGCGCCTCCGCCTCGTGGAAACGCTGGCAGAGCGCGGCGAAGCCTCCATCAGCGACCTCAGCAGCGGCGCGGGCGTCACGCGTCAGGCCGTGACGCGGCATCTCAAGGTGTTGGAAGGCGCCGGGCTGGTTCAGGGCACGATCCGCGGCCGCGAGCACGTCTGGGTGCTCGACGCCGATGGACTCGCTTCAGCGGAGGCGGAGTTCGAACGCCTGAAAGCAGCGTGGCGTCAGCGTCTGGCGCGTCTCAAGCTGCTGGTGGAAGGGGAGTAG
- a CDS encoding lipopolysaccharide biosynthesis protein, translating to MKFERSDKNVGSRVFKGALFMTGARFILRLFSLINLMVLGRLLDPSDYGIASYAIAIIALTQVFSDIRVNSALISIREVNQTHLDTGFTINLLRGFIVAGLLFAFAGPIADYANEPALVDVLRVLAVVLIFDGLKNPAMLMFRRNIDFSREFKRVALSTVLGSLAAITVAILTESYWAIVAGTLVGRFAESAFSYWRIPYMPKLGFRESGVFLRFGSWMTIDAILDYVTSAAPTMLLGRYAGTHALGFYTVGKDISQLATRELTGPLMQALFPGLAALAHDTPRLRVAYRKAQATVLGIALPIGFGSALLAPEMVALIVGQKWLAEAPQVIQVFGPVFAISMVGASTNGLAMAKLALPQMVMRAAFLAVFCLPIFWYAVSQHGVSGMIYAVAFYHLLRASVNMFFAKTLLKDSFFSAFLMGWRSFVAVAVMSGAVLLMPSVSPGGMSEIAVFLSVLPRIAVAAVVYIAAHIVLWQLSGKPDGFESKVLEILGKALERFRERRARHAG from the coding sequence ATGAAATTCGAACGCAGCGACAAGAACGTCGGCAGCCGTGTTTTCAAGGGGGCGCTCTTCATGACGGGCGCCCGCTTCATCCTGCGCCTGTTCAGCCTCATCAACCTGATGGTGCTCGGACGCCTGCTCGACCCTTCGGACTACGGCATCGCCTCCTACGCCATCGCCATCATCGCGTTGACGCAGGTGTTCTCCGACATCCGCGTCAACAGCGCCCTGATCTCGATACGCGAGGTGAACCAGACGCATCTGGACACCGGGTTCACGATCAACCTGCTGCGCGGCTTCATCGTTGCCGGGCTGCTGTTCGCTTTCGCCGGACCGATCGCCGACTATGCGAACGAACCCGCTCTCGTCGATGTGCTGCGCGTCCTCGCCGTGGTGCTGATCTTCGACGGGCTGAAAAACCCGGCCATGTTGATGTTCCGCCGGAACATCGACTTCTCGCGGGAATTCAAGCGCGTCGCGCTTTCGACCGTGCTCGGCTCGCTGGCCGCGATCACGGTTGCGATTCTTACCGAAAGCTATTGGGCGATCGTCGCGGGCACGCTGGTGGGGCGCTTTGCGGAAAGCGCGTTCAGCTATTGGCGCATCCCCTACATGCCGAAGCTCGGCTTTCGGGAAAGCGGCGTTTTCCTGCGTTTCGGAAGCTGGATGACGATCGACGCCATCCTGGACTACGTGACCTCCGCCGCGCCCACGATGCTGCTCGGGCGCTACGCGGGCACGCACGCGCTCGGTTTCTACACGGTCGGCAAGGATATATCGCAGCTCGCCACGCGCGAACTCACCGGCCCGCTGATGCAGGCGCTGTTCCCCGGACTTGCAGCGCTCGCGCACGATACGCCGCGCCTGCGCGTCGCCTACCGCAAGGCACAGGCGACCGTGCTCGGCATCGCGCTCCCGATCGGTTTCGGCTCCGCGCTGCTCGCGCCCGAGATGGTCGCGCTCATCGTCGGCCAGAAATGGCTGGCGGAAGCGCCGCAGGTGATACAGGTTTTCGGGCCCGTGTTCGCCATTTCGATGGTCGGCGCCTCCACGAACGGCCTCGCGATGGCGAAGCTGGCGCTTCCGCAGATGGTCATGCGGGCAGCGTTCCTCGCGGTCTTCTGCCTGCCGATCTTCTGGTATGCGGTAAGCCAGCACGGCGTGTCCGGCATGATCTATGCCGTGGCCTTCTACCACCTGCTGCGCGCCTCCGTGAACATGTTCTTCGCCAAGACCCTGCTCAAGGATTCGTTCTTCTCGGCCTTCCTGATGGGCTGGCGCAGCTTCGTGGCCGTTGCCGTCATGTCGGGCGCCGTGCTGCTGATGCCGTCCGTTTCTCCGGGGGGCATGTCCGAAATCGCCGTGTTTCTTTCGGTGCTGCCGCGCATCGCGGTTGCCGCCGTCGTCTATATCGCCGCCCACATCGTGCTGTGGCAGCTGTCGGGCAAGCCCGACGGCTTCGAAAGCAAGGTGCTCGAAATCCTCGGCAAGGCGCTCGAGCGTTTCCGGGAACGGCGGGCCCGGCACGCGGGGTAG
- a CDS encoding DUF2141 domain-containing protein has translation MLKRAAIAAAFLPLLGAAPSGEASLHLTFEGLRSQKGSIRLCLWRDSDGYPDCTRSTSATKETVPASSPMLDIAGLQPGDYAVSAIHDENDNRKLDKSFIGLPTEGVAFSNNARIAFGPPKFEKVRFHVAGETAQTLHMRYFL, from the coding sequence ATGCTGAAACGAGCGGCCATCGCGGCGGCGTTCCTGCCGCTTCTCGGCGCGGCGCCTTCGGGCGAGGCCTCGCTGCACCTGACGTTTGAGGGGCTGCGCTCCCAGAAGGGCAGCATCCGCCTGTGCCTGTGGCGCGACTCCGACGGCTATCCGGACTGCACCCGCAGCACCTCCGCGACGAAGGAGACCGTGCCCGCCTCTAGCCCCATGCTCGACATCGCCGGGCTCCAGCCGGGCGACTACGCCGTCTCGGCGATCCACGACGAGAACGACAACAGGAAGCTCGACAAGAGCTTCATCGGCCTGCCCACGGAGGGCGTCGCCTTCTCGAACAACGCCAGAATCGCCTTCGGCCCGCCGAAGTTCGAGAAGGTCCGCTTCCATGTCGCGGGCGAAACCGCGCAAACGCTGCACATGCGCTATTTCCTTTGA
- the crtY gene encoding lycopene beta-cyclase CrtY encodes MDFDLILVGGGLASGLAGLRLAARRPELRVAIVEAGERIGGDHIWSSFDTDMTPAQRDWTAPLYAARWPRYDVRFPAFTRTLPHGYASARSALLDAAVRAAMPADRLLLGRKVRGLDAAGVTLETGERLGARVVIDGRGHAPTTALELAWQKFVGLEIETLRPHGLAMPLIMDARVDQADGYRFVYVLPWDERRLLIEDTCYSDDPGLDVEAVKARIEAWALGAGLGPHGVVGAERGVLPLALAGNIEALWEAGAPGVARLGMRAGLFHPLTGYSFPDAVRTADLLADLPRFDPDLVYSAVRAHATRTWHGRRYYRTLARMLFRAAAPSARYRVLQHFYRLPDAIVARFYAGASTRTDKLRILAGRPPVPVGRALAVMLGVD; translated from the coding sequence ATGGATTTCGACCTGATCCTGGTGGGCGGGGGTTTGGCATCGGGGCTGGCGGGGCTGAGGCTCGCCGCGCGGCGGCCGGAGCTTCGCGTCGCGATCGTCGAGGCCGGCGAGCGCATCGGCGGCGACCACATCTGGTCCTCCTTCGACACGGACATGACGCCCGCGCAGCGGGACTGGACGGCACCGCTCTATGCCGCGCGCTGGCCGCGCTACGATGTCCGCTTCCCCGCCTTCACGCGCACGTTGCCGCACGGCTATGCGAGCGCCCGCTCGGCGCTGCTCGACGCCGCCGTGCGCGCCGCGATGCCGGCGGACCGCCTGCTGCTCGGCCGCAAGGTGCGCGGCCTCGACGCGGCGGGCGTGACGCTGGAGACCGGCGAGCGGCTCGGCGCGCGCGTGGTGATCGACGGACGCGGCCATGCGCCGACGACGGCGCTCGAACTGGCGTGGCAGAAATTCGTCGGCCTCGAGATCGAGACGCTGCGGCCGCACGGCCTCGCCATGCCGCTCATCATGGATGCGCGCGTCGATCAGGCGGACGGCTACCGCTTCGTCTACGTGCTGCCGTGGGACGAGCGGCGCCTGCTGATCGAGGACACCTGCTACAGCGACGATCCCGGCCTCGACGTCGAGGCCGTGAAGGCGCGCATCGAGGCGTGGGCGCTGGGCGCGGGGCTGGGTCCGCACGGCGTCGTCGGGGCCGAGCGCGGCGTTCTGCCGCTGGCGCTTGCCGGCAACATCGAGGCGCTCTGGGAGGCAGGCGCGCCCGGGGTCGCCCGGCTCGGGATGCGCGCGGGGCTGTTTCATCCGCTCACCGGCTACAGCTTCCCGGACGCCGTGCGCACGGCCGATCTCCTCGCCGACCTGCCGCGCTTCGATCCCGATCTCGTCTACAGCGCCGTGCGTGCGCACGCGACACGCACGTGGCACGGGCGGCGCTACTACCGCACGCTGGCGCGGATGCTGTTCCGCGCCGCCGCGCCCTCGGCGCGCTACCGCGTGCTCCAGCATTTCTACCGGCTGCCGGACGCGATCGTCGCGCGCTTCTACGCGGGCGCTTCGACGCGCACCGACAAGCTGCGCATCCTCGCGGGCCGCCCGCCGGTGCCCGTGGGGCGTGCGCTCGCGGTGATGCTCGGGGTCGATTAG
- a CDS encoding DUF2855 family protein: MTETVFGKRILITRGAIAVTTRDSKPLPEVGDSDVLFAVHRIALTANNVTYAAAGEMLGYWRFFPGPEGKGILPVWGFGEVVESRAPEFAVGDRFYGYWPLATHLLVRAPASAPGGFTDAASHRQGLADIYNRYQRVEPRLAGEEALDALFRPLFMTGWLIDSFLEGAGDFGAEQVILSSASSKTAMAAAFNLSKRGAVQVVGLTSAVNRAFTESLGQYDRVLTYDEVGALEQRPSVFVDFAGDRALTHAVHRRLGDALRHSAIVGMTHWTEGGDTPLPGPAPTLFFAPAVAEATVARLGPAGFADVTGRAWAKFVPAVRDKLAVETLHGLEAAETAYRDLAAGRIGGAAAIVVELD, encoded by the coding sequence ATGACAGAGACGGTTTTCGGGAAGCGGATACTCATCACGCGCGGAGCCATCGCCGTGACCACGCGCGACAGCAAGCCGCTGCCGGAGGTGGGCGACAGCGACGTGCTCTTCGCCGTCCACCGCATCGCGCTGACGGCGAACAACGTCACCTATGCGGCGGCGGGCGAGATGCTCGGCTACTGGCGTTTCTTTCCGGGCCCCGAGGGCAAAGGCATCCTTCCCGTTTGGGGTTTCGGCGAGGTGGTGGAGAGCCGCGCGCCGGAGTTTGCTGTGGGCGACCGCTTCTACGGATACTGGCCGCTTGCCACGCATCTTCTGGTGCGGGCTCCCGCCTCTGCTCCCGGCGGCTTTACCGATGCCGCGTCGCACCGGCAGGGCCTTGCCGACATCTATAACCGCTATCAGCGCGTAGAGCCGCGCCTTGCGGGCGAGGAAGCGCTCGATGCGCTGTTCCGGCCGCTGTTCATGACCGGGTGGCTGATCGACAGCTTTCTGGAGGGCGCGGGCGATTTCGGGGCTGAACAGGTGATCCTGTCGAGCGCCTCGTCGAAAACCGCGATGGCGGCCGCGTTCAACCTCTCGAAGCGCGGCGCGGTGCAGGTCGTCGGCCTGACGTCGGCGGTGAACCGCGCCTTCACCGAAAGCCTCGGGCAGTACGACCGCGTGCTCACCTACGACGAAGTGGGCGCGCTGGAACAGCGCCCCTCGGTCTTCGTGGACTTCGCCGGCGACCGCGCGCTCACGCACGCCGTGCACCGGCGGCTCGGCGATGCGCTCAGGCACAGCGCCATCGTCGGCATGACCCATTGGACGGAGGGCGGCGACACGCCCCTCCCCGGCCCCGCGCCGACGCTGTTCTTCGCCCCCGCCGTCGCCGAAGCCACGGTCGCCCGCCTCGGCCCCGCCGGTTTCGCGGACGTCACCGGGCGGGCATGGGCGAAGTTCGTGCCCGCCGTGCGCGACAAGCTGGCGGTCGAAACCCTGCACGGCCTCGAAGCCGCCGAAACCGCCTACCGCGACCTCGCGGCGGGCAGGATCGGCGGCGCGGCGGCGATCGTCGTGGAGCTGGATTGA
- a CDS encoding phytoene/squalene synthase family protein has protein sequence MDELTRWAKRSIARGSRSFALASRLFDPTTRRRAWLLYAWCRHCDDTIDGQEGGQGRVATDASAEARLADLARRTRAVFAGEEQKINAFGALASVVRETRIPEACPLAHLAGYAMDVYERRFRHIEDTLDYCHHVAGVVGEMMAAIMGVSPGDRDLLLRAADLGIAFQLTNIARDVFDDAALGRCYLPEDWLADAGIPPGDHVRPEHRGALVAIVARLLDLADAYYASAREGARRLPRRAGRAVVAAADIYAAIGAKVRAGGTAAWDHRQSTSVPEKLRFVARAFLTPRLTSPLPPRPALWKKGDTPDWTPPSPLLPA, from the coding sequence ATGGATGAGCTGACCCGCTGGGCGAAGCGCAGCATCGCGCGGGGGTCGCGCAGCTTCGCGCTCGCCTCGCGGCTGTTCGACCCCACGACCCGCCGCCGCGCGTGGCTGCTCTACGCGTGGTGCCGTCACTGCGACGATACCATCGACGGGCAGGAGGGCGGGCAGGGCCGCGTGGCGACAGACGCGTCGGCCGAGGCGCGGCTGGCTGACCTCGCCCGGCGGACGCGGGCGGTGTTTGCCGGAGAGGAACAGAAAATCAACGCCTTCGGGGCGCTTGCTTCGGTTGTGCGTGAAACGCGAATACCGGAAGCCTGTCCGCTGGCTCACCTCGCCGGCTACGCGATGGACGTGTACGAGCGCCGCTTCCGCCATATCGAGGACACGCTCGACTACTGCCACCATGTCGCGGGCGTCGTCGGGGAGATGATGGCGGCGATCATGGGCGTTTCGCCGGGCGACCGCGACCTGCTGCTGCGCGCCGCCGACCTCGGCATCGCCTTCCAGCTCACCAACATCGCGCGCGACGTGTTCGACGACGCGGCGCTCGGGCGCTGCTATCTGCCGGAGGACTGGCTGGCCGATGCCGGGATACCGCCGGGCGACCATGTTCGGCCCGAGCATCGCGGCGCGCTCGTTGCGATCGTGGCGCGGCTGCTCGATCTCGCGGATGCCTACTATGCCTCCGCGCGGGAAGGCGCCCGGCGCCTGCCCCGGCGCGCGGGCCGGGCGGTGGTCGCCGCCGCGGACATCTACGCCGCGATCGGCGCGAAGGTGCGCGCGGGCGGAACGGCGGCGTGGGACCACCGGCAAAGCACCTCGGTTCCCGAAAAGCTGCGCTTCGTGGCGCGCGCCTTCCTGACGCCGCGCCTCACATCGCCGCTGCCGCCCCGGCCGGCGCTGTGGAAGAAAGGCGACACGCCGGACTGGACGCCGCCATCGCCGCTGCTTCCGGCGTGA
- a CDS encoding PEP-CTERM sorting domain-containing protein: MNWKLLATAVMVSAATATPAVAAFIVNPAGASGSFGWSDGIGPIDNINGTSETVFSLTANAGDSVTITLTDCCLIGDQFELYLDGSQISPTSVSGGVSSPFAYLFSDVLLAGGENLFQVVVTALAPFPGALPGGASWSFSAVTPGTAVPEPAALALFGLGLAGLGMTRRRKAA; this comes from the coding sequence ATGAACTGGAAACTCTTGGCCACGGCGGTGATGGTATCTGCTGCAACTGCTACGCCAGCGGTAGCGGCTTTTATAGTGAATCCGGCCGGAGCTTCGGGAAGCTTCGGGTGGTCGGATGGCATTGGCCCGATCGACAATATCAACGGCACCTCGGAGACGGTCTTTTCGTTGACTGCGAACGCGGGTGACAGCGTTACGATCACCCTGACCGACTGCTGCCTTATCGGAGATCAGTTCGAACTGTATTTGGACGGTTCGCAGATTTCTCCGACTTCGGTTTCCGGCGGTGTGAGCTCTCCTTTCGCCTACCTGTTCAGCGACGTACTTCTGGCTGGCGGTGAGAATCTGTTTCAGGTCGTAGTTACGGCGCTTGCGCCGTTCCCGGGCGCCCTTCCGGGTGGTGCATCCTGGTCGTTCTCGGCGGTCACGCCCGGTACGGCGGTTCCGGAACCCGCTGCCCTCGCGCTGTTCGGTCTCGGCCTTGCCGGCCTCGGTATGACGCGTCGCCGCAAGGCCGCGTAA